The window AATCTATACAAAGTTTTTTTGAACCTCTATAGGCCTTCTTTTTGGTGTTGCTCTTCTTTTCGTAAAACACCTTTTTAAAGGGGATAATCTTACCTTGAGGGCAGGTGTAGTGATCTTCTTTTTCATTATAAATAAATTCATCTGGTCCTCCTTTAAAGGTGCCGTGTGGCGGAATGTAACTGGTAATATCCTGCTTTTCTAAAAAAGCATAATTCTCGCCACTACTGTAACCGGTATCCGCGAGACAGTTGTCTATGGTAAGACCAGATTGCCATAAGCGTCTTTTTACTCGCAATACAATATCTGGTAAATGCTGACTGTCTTTGCCATCGGCATGATAGGCCTTGATGTCACTTATTACATGATGTGCGGCATCTACCGTGAGCTGACTTGAATAGTTTAGTTTTCTTGCTTTTCCTGGTTTTACACTTATACGAGCATCGGGATCGGTTGGACTGTAATGCGTTTTATTACTAGTATAACGCGAGCCTTTATTTCCTGCTCCAGGACGATGGTTTTGATCTTTTGACCATTTTTTGTTTCGGCTTTTTATCGCTTGTAATTCCTGACGGCTTGCTGATAATTCTTGTTGCGATTTTGGGGCTTTATTAACTTTGGCTGATCGAAGTGGCACTGCTTTATCTCTATTGCTTATATGTCGTACGGCGTGTAAATGAGCTTCTAGATCTTCTTCTGGCACTTTAAGTTCTAAGCTATCCATCGAAGCATTTGCTTTTACAGGTGCGGCGTCTATAACTTGGGTGTGGCCACTTACCATTTGCATGTCTACGCACATTTTGAAAACATGAGTAAATAGACTTTCAAAAACTGACTCTGGATA is drawn from Psychroserpens sp. NJDZ02 and contains these coding sequences:
- a CDS encoding IS1182 family transposase, coding for MQGTKIYQEKLFNNFQLSRRVPQDNFYRRLSEILDLEFLRNQTKIYYGNCGQKSLDPVVFFKFCLVGYLENITSDRKLVLHCSLRLDILYFLGYDIDEELPWHSTLSRTHQLYPESVFESLFTHVFKMCVDMQMVSGHTQVIDAAPVKANASMDSLELKVPEEDLEAHLHAVRHISNRDKAVPLRSAKVNKAPKSQQELSASRQELQAIKSRNKKWSKDQNHRPGAGNKGSRYTSNKTHYSPTDPDARISVKPGKARKLNYSSQLTVDAAHHVISDIKAYHADGKDSQHLPDIVLRVKRRLWQSGLTIDNCLADTGYSSGENYAFLEKQDITSYIPPHGTFKGGPDEFIYNEKEDHYTCPQGKIIPFKKVFYEKKSNTKKKAYRGSKKLCIDCPIRSACLSKTAQEKSFSVTYYRAEYMRNIVRVDSKKGSYMKGKRQSTVEPVFGTLTQFLGMGKVNTLGIKQANKCMHLSATAYNLKKYLKYMKNLPESIAGLLAFIKSIKNHLISLRMQCFKPLAF